In Pseudarthrobacter phenanthrenivorans Sphe3, one genomic interval encodes:
- a CDS encoding ParB family protein: MAKPKRFPAFTPYYTEEQAGQVRAAFRAAGLQEGDASVSDLIVRATMREVKRLQRKYNGGKPWPPVQAGELRRGQRTVDEMQHRNEET; encoded by the coding sequence ATGGCGAAGCCGAAACGGTTTCCGGCGTTCACGCCGTACTACACGGAGGAGCAGGCGGGACAGGTCCGGGCCGCGTTCAGGGCCGCTGGCCTGCAGGAGGGCGACGCCAGTGTTTCGGACCTTATCGTCCGGGCGACGATGCGTGAAGTGAAGCGTCTGCAGCGCAAGTACAACGGCGGTAAGCCGTGGCCTCCGGTGCAGGCCGGCGAGCTGCGGCGAGGGCAGAGAACAGTGGATGAAATGCAGCACCGAAACGAGGAAACGTAA
- a CDS encoding ATP-binding cassette domain-containing protein: protein MTHADDLRAWARGSYTTEAATELLLKAFGGRFAEVGNPWAQAATTTEEGYREHAWIDFAAIPEQAGALSGGERRFLMLAASLAEDVPVVLGDLVSGLDRENLDLVLAAIAHACGSHQHSDIRFNEDGSMSRGKGYLDSLHPWPRALRSV from the coding sequence ATGACGCATGCAGATGACCTCCGCGCCTGGGCGCGAGGTTCGTACACCACAGAGGCGGCAACAGAGCTGTTGCTGAAGGCGTTTGGTGGCCGCTTCGCGGAGGTCGGTAACCCGTGGGCTCAGGCCGCCACCACGACCGAGGAAGGCTACCGGGAACACGCATGGATTGACTTCGCAGCCATCCCAGAGCAGGCCGGCGCACTCTCTGGTGGGGAACGTCGTTTCCTCATGCTCGCTGCGTCCCTTGCTGAGGATGTTCCGGTGGTTTTGGGTGACCTTGTGTCGGGGCTGGATCGGGAGAACCTGGACTTGGTCTTGGCCGCGATCGCGCATGCCTGCGGCAGCCACCAGCACTCGGATATCCGCTTCAACGAAGACGGCTCCATGTCCCGGGGGAAGGGTTACCTGGACAGCCTGCACCCGTGGCCGCGGGCACTGCGCTCCGTCTAG
- a CDS encoding single-stranded DNA-binding protein yields MTTPRPVVGYKLSPRIPLEVDLFRQVNPSGRIPTDIVDPYAVEPAIVEPLSEDLYDGYAFPDTGVDDRYLETISRAPLGEGWLWDAHTANQYQPNDLTHNEPGGTEPQNEPTPDTDDITSRRGKGTIMAGETTITVIGNLTNDPELRFTPSGSAVANFTIASTPRTFDRQSNEWKDGETLFLRASVWREAAENVAESLTKGMRVIVTGRLKSRSYETKDGEKRTVIELEVDEIGPSLRYANAKVNRAQRRPQGGQGNGYQGNANSQPQSGPQDDPWAVPANSNAAGGWGNGPDSEPPF; encoded by the coding sequence GTGACCACCCCGCGCCCGGTCGTCGGGTACAAACTCAGCCCACGGATCCCGTTGGAGGTGGACCTGTTCCGCCAGGTCAACCCCAGCGGCAGGATTCCCACCGACATTGTGGACCCCTACGCTGTGGAGCCCGCCATTGTGGAACCCCTCAGTGAGGACCTGTACGACGGCTACGCCTTCCCAGACACGGGCGTGGATGACCGGTACCTGGAGACGATCAGCCGCGCCCCACTCGGCGAGGGCTGGCTCTGGGACGCGCACACCGCAAACCAGTACCAACCCAACGACCTCACCCACAACGAACCGGGTGGGACCGAACCTCAAAACGAACCCACACCAGACACCGACGACATCACCAGCAGACGAGGAAAAGGAACCATCATGGCCGGCGAAACCACCATTACTGTCATTGGAAACCTGACCAACGACCCAGAGCTGCGCTTCACTCCGAGCGGGTCAGCCGTTGCGAACTTCACCATCGCCTCCACGCCCAGGACGTTCGACCGTCAGTCCAATGAGTGGAAGGACGGGGAGACGCTTTTCCTCCGGGCCAGTGTGTGGCGGGAAGCGGCTGAGAATGTGGCCGAGTCCCTGACCAAGGGCATGCGCGTGATCGTCACGGGCCGGCTGAAGTCCCGTTCCTACGAAACCAAGGACGGCGAGAAGCGCACCGTGATCGAGCTCGAAGTGGACGAGATCGGTCCGTCCCTTCGATACGCGAACGCGAAGGTCAACCGCGCCCAGCGCCGCCCCCAGGGCGGGCAGGGGAACGGCTACCAGGGCAATGCCAACAGCCAGCCCCAATCCGGCCCGCAGGATGATCCCTGGGCTGTGCCGGCTAACAGCAACGCGGCTGGGGGATGGGGCAACGGACCCGACTCCGAACCTCCCTTCTAA